In Streptomyces sp. NBC_01439, the following are encoded in one genomic region:
- a CDS encoding MFS transporter encodes MYLAANGRPDAPPRPPGARRRVPAAVLALGAVSLVTDVSSEMVAAVLPLYLVLGLGLTPLQFGFLDGMFNGATALVRLLGGRLADRRGHHKRVAGAGYLLSALSRLGLLLAGGATGAIAAALAADRLGKGIRTAPRDALISLSGPPESLGRSFGVHRAMDTTGALLGPLAAFAVLWATADAYDAVFAVSFCTGLLGVLLLVVYVPAVPGPAAAPAPAAGPHPPRRSVLRDPAFRRVLCASALLGATTIGDAFLYLLLLRGLDLPPALFTLLPLGAAAVYLLLAVPVGRLADRAADRAGRRTAFLLGHCALLGAYVLLLAPVSPPTVVGVLALLGLFYAGTDGVLMALAAPALPAAGRAGGLAVLQTGQALARLLGAAGFGAAWTLWGQRPALWAAALALAGALVAAARILPTAPPTAPTAAPEAP; translated from the coding sequence GTCCCCGCCGCCGTCCTCGCGCTCGGCGCGGTCAGCCTCGTCACCGACGTCTCCTCCGAGATGGTCGCGGCGGTACTGCCGCTCTACCTCGTCCTGGGCCTCGGCCTGACCCCCCTCCAGTTCGGCTTCCTGGACGGGATGTTCAACGGGGCCACCGCCCTCGTGCGGCTGCTCGGCGGGCGGCTCGCCGACCGCCGCGGCCACCACAAGCGGGTCGCCGGCGCCGGCTACCTGCTCTCCGCGCTCTCCCGGCTCGGGCTGCTCCTCGCCGGGGGCGCCACGGGCGCGATCGCCGCCGCGCTCGCCGCCGATCGGCTGGGCAAGGGCATCCGTACCGCCCCGCGCGACGCCCTCATCTCGCTCAGCGGGCCCCCGGAGAGCCTCGGCCGGTCCTTCGGCGTGCACCGTGCCATGGACACCACGGGCGCCCTGCTCGGGCCGCTCGCCGCGTTCGCCGTGCTCTGGGCGACCGCCGATGCCTACGACGCGGTGTTCGCCGTCAGTTTCTGCACCGGCCTGCTCGGTGTGCTGCTGCTCGTCGTGTACGTCCCGGCGGTGCCCGGGCCGGCTGCCGCTCCCGCTCCCGCGGCCGGGCCCCACCCGCCGCGCCGGTCGGTCCTGCGCGACCCCGCGTTCCGCCGCGTGCTCTGCGCCTCGGCCCTGCTCGGCGCCACCACCATCGGCGACGCCTTCCTCTACCTGCTGCTCCTGCGCGGACTCGACCTGCCGCCCGCCCTGTTCACGCTGCTGCCGCTCGGGGCCGCCGCCGTCTACCTGCTGCTCGCCGTCCCCGTGGGCCGGCTCGCCGACCGCGCCGCCGACCGGGCCGGGCGCCGGACGGCCTTCCTGCTCGGCCACTGCGCCCTGCTCGGCGCGTACGTCCTGCTGTTGGCCCCCGTCTCCCCGCCGACCGTCGTGGGGGTGCTCGCCCTGCTGGGCCTCTTCTACGCGGGCACCGACGGGGTTCTGATGGCGCTCGCCGCTCCCGCGCTGCCCGCGGCCGGGCGGGCCGGCGGGCTCGCGGTGCTGCAGACCGGCCAGGCGCTGGCCCGGCTGCTGGGCGCCGCCGGATTCGGGGCGGCGTGGACCCTCTGGGGGCAGCGGCCCGCCCTCTGGGCCGCTGCCCTCGCGCTGGCCGGAGCGCTCGTGGCCGCCGCGCGCATCCTGCCCACCGCTCCCCCGACCGCCCCGACCGCCGCTCCGGAGGCCCCGTGA
- a CDS encoding helix-turn-helix transcriptional regulator: MPRPTGRVLTLLELLQSGGTRTVAELADRLGVEGRTVRRYVDQLIDLDVPVESVRGRYGGYRLAPGYRLPPLMLSDDEALAVVLGLVAGRRAGLTTAGRTAGETASAKIRRVLPKHVARRLDTLLEALAFTEQPGEFDTPDAGVLLTIADAVRHHRPVSIRYTDRDGRRSERTLHAYGIVAHARRWYVTGKDAQIGEDRTFRFDRIADARTLPGSFEAPVGPGPERRVLSGFATAEYQHEVTLRIHGTVEQIRARLPASVASLEEHESAAGEDRAAERWLRVELRAERLDWLPPVLASLDRPFVIERPDELRDLVIALADRLTSYAAEPDPEEPTS; this comes from the coding sequence ATGCCTCGACCAACCGGCCGCGTGCTGACACTCCTGGAGCTGCTGCAGTCGGGCGGCACCCGGACGGTGGCCGAACTCGCCGACCGGCTCGGCGTCGAAGGGCGCACCGTGCGCCGGTACGTGGACCAACTGATCGACCTCGACGTGCCCGTGGAATCGGTGCGCGGCCGCTACGGCGGGTACCGGCTGGCTCCCGGGTACCGCCTGCCTCCGCTCATGCTCAGCGACGACGAGGCGCTGGCCGTGGTGCTCGGCCTGGTCGCGGGCCGCCGAGCAGGGCTGACGACGGCGGGGCGCACGGCAGGCGAGACTGCGTCGGCGAAGATCCGGCGGGTGCTGCCCAAGCACGTCGCTCGTCGGCTCGACACGCTCCTGGAAGCCCTCGCCTTCACGGAGCAGCCCGGCGAGTTCGACACCCCGGACGCCGGGGTCCTGCTCACGATCGCCGATGCGGTGCGCCACCACCGACCGGTCTCGATCCGCTACACCGACCGTGACGGACGGCGCAGCGAACGCACGCTGCACGCGTACGGGATCGTCGCCCATGCGCGCCGGTGGTACGTCACGGGCAAGGACGCCCAGATCGGCGAGGACCGAACCTTCCGGTTCGATCGCATCGCAGACGCGCGGACCCTGCCCGGCTCGTTCGAAGCTCCAGTGGGTCCCGGTCCGGAACGGCGCGTGTTGTCAGGGTTCGCCACGGCCGAGTACCAGCACGAGGTGACCTTGCGGATCCACGGGACAGTCGAGCAGATCCGCGCCCGCCTTCCGGCCAGCGTCGCGAGCCTGGAGGAGCACGAGTCCGCGGCCGGCGAGGACCGCGCGGCCGAGCGCTGGCTGCGCGTCGAGCTGCGGGCGGAGCGGCTCGACTGGTTGCCCCCGGTACTCGCCTCGCTCGACCGGCCGTTCGTCATCGAGCGCCCCGATGAACTCCGCGACCTCGTCATCGCGCTCGCCGATCGCCTCACGTCCTACGCCGCCGAGCCCGACCCCGAGGAACCAACGTCATGA
- a CDS encoding VOC family protein: MDFVSIRIITSDVARLVDFYERATGARATWATEDFAELQAAGATLAIAGTRTVPLFAPGSARPADNHSVITEFLVDDVDRVHQNLTGFVTDFVTEPTTMPWGNRSLLFRDPDGNLVNFFTPVTPAAIEKFAR; this comes from the coding sequence ATGGACTTCGTCTCGATCCGCATCATCACCAGCGACGTCGCACGCCTCGTCGACTTCTACGAGCGAGCCACAGGGGCGCGGGCGACGTGGGCCACCGAGGACTTCGCCGAACTCCAGGCCGCCGGCGCCACCCTCGCGATCGCCGGCACCCGCACCGTCCCGCTGTTCGCCCCGGGCTCTGCCCGCCCGGCGGACAATCACAGCGTGATCACCGAGTTCCTCGTCGATGACGTGGACCGCGTTCACCAGAACCTGACCGGCTTCGTCACCGACTTCGTCACCGAGCCCACCACGATGCCCTGGGGCAACCGGTCGCTTCTGTTCCGCGACCCCGACGGCAATCTCGTCAACTTCTTCACCCCCGTCACCCCGGCGGCCATCGAAAAGTTCGCACGCTGA
- a CDS encoding ABC transporter has translation MTALLRYQGALLLRSQRWLAPLITYAALVAVGIRPGDPVLDSLGLVAAGLVPATAWLVRICVSVEPDAARDCTAAAAGPVRVHAAALLTALAGALLAGAAAAAVALLTGDRAGADPGAAALAGALAVAACALTGAAVGALCSRPLLRRRGHAVLAGTLGSLLALVLAVSPARGAVSALVTAGHSAEVPLPFTALAGALLLAAGAGTTASLAAARRR, from the coding sequence GTGACCGCCCTGCTCCGTTACCAGGGCGCCCTGCTGCTGCGCTCCCAGCGCTGGCTCGCGCCCCTCATCACCTACGCCGCCCTCGTGGCCGTCGGCATCCGGCCGGGCGACCCGGTACTGGACTCCCTCGGCCTCGTGGCCGCCGGCCTGGTCCCGGCCACCGCATGGCTGGTCCGGATCTGCGTGAGCGTCGAACCGGACGCGGCCCGCGACTGCACGGCCGCCGCGGCCGGTCCCGTACGGGTCCACGCGGCGGCCCTGCTCACCGCGTTGGCCGGGGCGCTGCTCGCCGGCGCCGCGGCGGCCGCGGTCGCCCTGCTGACCGGTGACCGGGCCGGCGCCGACCCCGGCGCGGCAGCCCTCGCCGGAGCCCTCGCGGTGGCGGCCTGCGCACTGACCGGGGCGGCCGTGGGCGCCCTGTGCAGCAGGCCGTTGCTCCGGCGTCGGGGCCATGCGGTCCTGGCCGGGACCCTCGGCTCCCTGCTCGCCCTGGTCCTCGCGGTCTCCCCGGCCCGCGGCGCGGTGTCCGCCCTGGTCACGGCGGGCCACTCGGCAGAGGTGCCGCTCCCGTTCACGGCCCTGGCCGGCGCGCTCCTCCTGGCCGCCGGAGCAGGCACCACGGCCAGCCTGGCGGCGGCACGACGGCGCTAG
- a CDS encoding ABC transporter ATP-binding protein, translating into MNLTDVGRRYGRRRPWVLRGITLELPRGALVRVEGGNGGGKSTLLRLVAGIEAPSEGRVTGRPPRTGYVPERFPAALPLTAADYLTRLGRVHGLPRAEAARRAADRLERFGAAAYARTPMAELSKGSSQKVAVAQALLAEPGLLVLDEAWTGLDGSARAELDRAVAERTAAGGTVVFVDHDPRRLAGAADAHYRVEGGGLVPASTVAGPRVRIHAVGPPGHVLPPHLAASPAAGGGVQLTVDAARSDAVLRDLLTARPPWHIRAVEELP; encoded by the coding sequence CTGAACCTGACCGACGTGGGCCGCCGCTACGGACGGCGCCGACCCTGGGTGCTGCGCGGAATCACGCTGGAACTCCCGCGCGGCGCCCTCGTCCGCGTCGAAGGCGGCAACGGCGGCGGCAAGTCCACCCTGCTGCGGCTCGTCGCCGGGATCGAGGCCCCGTCCGAGGGTCGCGTCACCGGCCGCCCGCCCCGCACCGGCTACGTGCCCGAACGCTTCCCGGCGGCGCTGCCGCTCACGGCCGCCGACTACCTGACCCGGCTGGGCCGGGTGCACGGGCTGCCGCGCGCCGAGGCGGCCCGCCGGGCGGCCGACCGGCTGGAGCGGTTCGGCGCCGCCGCGTACGCCCGCACCCCGATGGCCGAACTGTCCAAGGGCAGCAGTCAGAAGGTCGCCGTCGCACAGGCCCTGCTCGCCGAACCGGGGCTGCTCGTCCTCGACGAGGCGTGGACCGGGCTGGACGGCTCCGCCCGGGCCGAGCTGGACCGGGCCGTCGCCGAACGCACCGCCGCCGGAGGCACGGTGGTGTTCGTCGACCACGACCCGCGGCGGCTCGCGGGCGCGGCCGACGCCCACTACCGGGTCGAGGGCGGTGGACTCGTACCGGCGTCCACGGTGGCCGGGCCCCGCGTACGGATCCACGCGGTCGGCCCGCCCGGCCACGTACTGCCCCCGCACCTCGCCGCTTCACCGGCAGCCGGCGGGGGAGTGCAGCTCACCGTGGACGCCGCACGCTCCGACGCGGTCCTGCGCGACCTGCTCACCGCCCGGCCGCCCTGGCACATCCGCGCCGTGGAGGAACTCCCGTGA
- a CDS encoding AIM24 family protein has protein sequence MKSDLFASENLARAAVVPGMTLQNAKSVKYNVNGEMLARQGSMVAFRGNLQFERKGQGIGGMLKRAVTGEGLALMSVRGQGEAWFAHRADNCFIIEFEPGDALTINGRNVLCFDPTLSYEIKMVKGAGMTGGGLFNSLFTGTGKLAVVCDGHPIIIPVTAQTPVYVDTDAVVGWSAQLETGLHRSQSVGSMIRGGSGEAVQLKLSGEGFVIVRPSEVTETAAAH, from the coding sequence ATGAAGAGTGATCTGTTCGCGTCCGAGAACCTGGCCCGGGCCGCCGTCGTCCCCGGCATGACCCTGCAGAACGCCAAGTCCGTGAAGTACAACGTCAACGGCGAAATGCTGGCCCGCCAGGGTTCGATGGTCGCCTTCCGCGGCAACCTCCAGTTCGAGCGCAAGGGACAGGGCATAGGCGGCATGCTCAAGCGCGCCGTGACGGGCGAGGGCCTCGCACTCATGTCCGTACGCGGTCAGGGCGAGGCCTGGTTCGCCCACCGGGCGGACAACTGCTTCATCATCGAGTTCGAGCCGGGTGACGCCCTCACCATCAACGGCCGCAACGTGCTCTGCTTCGACCCGACCCTGTCCTACGAGATCAAGATGGTGAAGGGCGCCGGCATGACCGGCGGCGGCCTCTTCAACAGCCTCTTCACCGGCACCGGCAAGCTCGCCGTCGTCTGCGACGGCCACCCGATCATCATCCCGGTCACCGCCCAGACCCCGGTCTACGTGGACACGGACGCGGTGGTCGGCTGGAGCGCCCAGCTGGAGACCGGCCTCCACCGCTCCCAGTCGGTCGGCTCGATGATCCGCGGCGGCTCCGGCGAGGCCGTCCAGCTGAAGCTGAGCGGCGAGGGCTTCGTCATCGTCCGCCCCAGCGAGGTCACCGAGACGGCGGCCGCACACTGA
- a CDS encoding aminoacyl-tRNA hydrolase, with product MSSQHTNDISDVPAVGADSPFRAEHVLRDEAPQFVLPLVVRIEKAEPPARTDALETAARAVLVLLTDERAHGEGEWAGAVRDWQDARIRKVVRRARGAEWRKAETLPGVTVHGDGAQVRVFPPVPLDGWPKELAKLQVSGTDLDDPEPVATTAEPGLPVLWLNPGLDMSAGKAMAQAGHAAQLAWWELTEAERTAWQDSGFRLAVRTAPRERWAELGGSGLPVVRDAGFTEIAPGSATVVADHPALRARL from the coding sequence ATGAGCAGCCAGCACACGAACGACATCTCCGACGTCCCCGCGGTCGGGGCGGACAGCCCCTTCCGGGCCGAGCACGTACTGCGCGACGAGGCCCCGCAGTTCGTGCTGCCGCTGGTGGTGCGGATCGAGAAGGCGGAGCCGCCCGCCCGGACGGACGCCCTGGAGACGGCGGCCCGTGCCGTGCTGGTCCTGCTCACCGACGAGCGGGCGCACGGCGAGGGCGAGTGGGCCGGGGCCGTCCGCGACTGGCAGGACGCCCGGATCCGCAAGGTGGTCCGGCGGGCGCGCGGGGCGGAGTGGCGCAAGGCGGAGACCCTGCCGGGCGTCACGGTGCACGGGGACGGCGCGCAGGTACGGGTCTTCCCGCCGGTGCCCCTCGACGGCTGGCCCAAGGAACTGGCCAAGCTCCAGGTGTCGGGGACCGATCTGGACGATCCGGAGCCGGTCGCCACGACCGCGGAGCCGGGCCTGCCGGTGCTGTGGCTCAACCCCGGCCTCGACATGTCGGCGGGCAAGGCCATGGCCCAGGCCGGGCACGCGGCGCAGCTGGCGTGGTGGGAGCTGACGGAGGCGGAGCGGACCGCCTGGCAGGATTCCGGCTTCCGGCTGGCGGTACGGACGGCCCCGCGCGAGCGGTGGGCCGAGCTGGGCGGCAGCGGGCTGCCGGTGGTCCGGGACGCCGGGTTCACCGAGATCGCGCCGGGCAGCGCGACGGTGGTCGCCGACCACCCGGCGCTGCGGGCCCGGCTCTGA
- a CDS encoding DUF692 domain-containing protein produces the protein MKPMAHLGVGIGWRPEISDAIERLSGLDWVEVVAENVCPGHLPESLVRLRERGTRVVPHGVSLGLGGADRPDQAKLAALAERAVALGAPLVTEHIAFVRTSSPVLEAGHLLPVPRTRDALDVLCENVRIAQDALPVPLALENIAALFSWPGEELTEGQFLTELVERTGVRLLIDVANLHTNRVNRGEDPAAVLDAIPLEALAYVHVAGGIERNGVWHDTHAHPVPPVVLDLLAELRSRVEPAGVLLERDDDFPPEAELAGELAAIRAVVTAGPAAPGEATSAGSDPAGVEQGTAPGTEQRAERHVEQGTDPGPVQESVRTRVALGQAALLSALVAGTPVPEGFDRRRIRVQARALAAKRADVVAKLAPELPVILGGPDPYREAFLSYAKGRPMTSGYRRDALDFAEDLLIRDLPADPAARRRLTTWWRDRAGARPPRRIVRWARTLAGRAA, from the coding sequence ATGAAACCCATGGCACACCTGGGGGTGGGCATCGGCTGGCGGCCGGAGATCTCGGACGCCATCGAGCGGCTTTCCGGCCTGGACTGGGTCGAGGTGGTGGCCGAGAACGTATGCCCCGGCCACCTGCCCGAGTCCCTGGTGCGGCTGCGCGAGCGGGGCACGCGCGTCGTGCCGCACGGGGTCTCGCTCGGCCTCGGCGGCGCGGACCGCCCCGATCAGGCGAAGCTGGCGGCGCTCGCCGAGCGGGCGGTGGCGCTGGGGGCGCCGCTCGTCACCGAGCACATCGCCTTCGTACGGACCTCCTCGCCGGTGCTGGAGGCGGGGCACCTGCTGCCGGTACCGCGCACCCGCGATGCGCTGGACGTGCTCTGCGAGAACGTGCGGATCGCACAGGACGCCCTGCCGGTCCCGTTGGCGCTGGAGAACATCGCCGCGTTGTTCTCGTGGCCGGGCGAGGAGCTGACGGAAGGGCAGTTCCTCACGGAGTTGGTCGAGCGGACCGGGGTCCGGCTGCTCATCGACGTGGCCAACCTGCACACCAACCGGGTCAACCGGGGCGAGGACCCGGCCGCCGTACTGGACGCGATACCGCTGGAGGCGCTGGCGTACGTCCACGTGGCGGGCGGCATCGAGCGGAACGGTGTCTGGCACGACACCCACGCGCACCCGGTCCCGCCGGTGGTGCTCGACCTGCTGGCCGAGCTGCGCTCCCGGGTGGAACCGGCGGGCGTCCTGCTGGAGCGGGACGACGACTTCCCGCCGGAGGCCGAGCTCGCGGGCGAGCTGGCCGCGATCCGGGCCGTGGTGACGGCCGGACCGGCCGCGCCCGGGGAGGCGACCAGCGCCGGGTCCGACCCGGCGGGCGTCGAGCAGGGCACCGCGCCGGGCACCGAGCAGCGCGCCGAGCGGCACGTCGAGCAGGGCACCGACCCGGGCCCGGTCCAGGAGTCGGTCCGGACCCGGGTCGCGCTCGGGCAGGCCGCGCTGTTGTCGGCGCTGGTGGCCGGGACCCCCGTACCCGAGGGCTTCGACCGCCGGCGCATCCGGGTGCAGGCCCGGGCGCTGGCCGCCAAGCGGGCCGACGTGGTGGCGAAGCTGGCTCCCGAGCTGCCCGTGATCCTGGGCGGCCCGGACCCGTACCGCGAGGCCTTCCTCTCCTACGCCAAGGGCCGCCCGATGACCTCGGGATACCGCCGGGACGCGCTGGACTTCGCCGAAGACCTGCTGATCCGGGACCTGCCGGCCGATCCGGCCGCGCGGCGCCGGCTCACCACCTGGTGGCGGGACCGGGCCGGGGCCAGGCCGCCCCGCCGGATCGTGCGCTGGGCCCGGACGCTGGCGGGGAGAGCCGCATGA
- a CDS encoding TIGR04222 domain-containing membrane protein, whose amino-acid sequence MNLLALAIWIAVLVSSLLLVVGLRRSHSSSAGPSPALHDLSEAAFVVGGPGTVVDAALVSMLGDGRLVAGGPGIVQVRPGARATDPAERAVLQAHQGAPSGWLYQVRYGAMCDPAVQEIGDGLADRGLITPPGSGQRRLRRWGLVQAVVCALLLFPVSLVLTVVALALDPGSGVPFIGKVAVVLVGGIVVGLICASRAKSRVTGAGARALRAIRAAHLNDRTPHVQTALFGLRGLRDPYLRQQLVPAVRGTRLAAAQSRTRFHGTGGSSHTSGAEVLPIVWCAGNDGGGGGGSSCGGGSGCGSSSGGCGSSGSGSSCSSGGSGCSSSSSSCSSSSSSCGSSSSCGSSSSSSCGSSS is encoded by the coding sequence ATGAACCTCCTCGCCTTGGCGATCTGGATCGCCGTCCTCGTCTCCTCCCTCCTGCTGGTGGTCGGCCTCCGCCGGTCCCATTCCTCGTCCGCGGGCCCCTCGCCCGCCCTGCACGACCTGTCCGAAGCCGCCTTCGTGGTGGGCGGCCCCGGCACCGTCGTGGACGCCGCACTCGTCTCGATGCTCGGCGACGGCCGGCTGGTGGCCGGCGGCCCGGGCATCGTCCAGGTACGCCCCGGGGCACGGGCCACCGACCCCGCCGAGCGGGCCGTCCTCCAGGCCCACCAGGGAGCGCCCTCGGGGTGGCTCTACCAAGTGCGCTACGGCGCCATGTGCGACCCGGCCGTCCAGGAGATCGGGGACGGGCTGGCCGACCGCGGGCTGATCACCCCGCCCGGATCCGGGCAGCGCCGTCTGCGTCGCTGGGGGCTGGTCCAGGCCGTCGTCTGCGCGCTGCTGCTGTTCCCGGTGTCGCTGGTGCTGACCGTCGTGGCGCTCGCCCTCGATCCCGGCTCCGGAGTGCCCTTCATCGGGAAGGTGGCGGTCGTCCTGGTGGGCGGCATCGTCGTGGGCCTGATCTGCGCGTCCCGGGCCAAGAGCCGGGTCACCGGGGCCGGGGCACGGGCGCTGCGCGCGATCCGCGCCGCCCACCTGAACGACCGGACCCCGCACGTGCAGACCGCGCTGTTCGGGCTCCGGGGTCTGCGGGACCCGTACCTGCGACAGCAGTTGGTGCCCGCCGTGCGCGGTACCCGGCTGGCCGCGGCCCAGTCGCGCACGCGCTTCCACGGCACGGGCGGCTCCTCGCACACGTCGGGGGCGGAGGTGCTGCCGATCGTCTGGTGCGCCGGGAACGACGGGGGCGGTGGCGGCGGCTCGAGCTGCGGCGGCGGTTCGGGCTGCGGCTCCTCGAGTGGCGGCTGCGGCTCCTCGGGCAGCGGCTCCAGCTGTTCCAGCGGTGGCTCCGGCTGTTCGAGCAGCAGCTCCAGCTGTTCCAGCAGCAGCTCCAGTTGCGGCAGTTCGTCGAGCTGCGGCAGTTCGTCCAGCTCCAGCTGCGGCAGCAGCTCCTGA
- the hemQ gene encoding hydrogen peroxide-dependent heme synthase: MTAPEKIPNAGKKAKDLNEVIRYTLWSVFKLKDVLPEDRTGYADEVQELFDQLGAKDITVRGSYDVSGLRADADVMIWWHAETADELQTAYNLFRRTKLGRALEPVWSNMALHRPAEFNKSHIPAFLADEVAREYVSVYPFVRSYDWYLLPDEDRRRMLADHGKMARGYPDVRANTVASFSLGDYEWMLAFEADELYRIVDLMRHLRASEARMHVREEVPFYTGRRKSVADLVAGLA, translated from the coding sequence ATGACTGCACCAGAGAAGATTCCCAACGCGGGGAAGAAGGCGAAGGACCTCAACGAGGTCATCCGCTACACCCTGTGGTCCGTCTTCAAGCTGAAGGACGTTCTTCCGGAGGACCGCACCGGCTACGCCGACGAGGTCCAGGAGCTCTTCGACCAGCTGGGCGCCAAGGACATCACCGTCCGCGGCAGCTACGACGTGTCCGGCCTGCGCGCCGACGCCGACGTCATGATCTGGTGGCACGCCGAGACGGCGGACGAGCTGCAGACCGCCTACAACCTGTTCCGCCGCACCAAGCTGGGCCGCGCCCTGGAGCCGGTGTGGTCGAACATGGCCCTGCACCGCCCGGCCGAGTTCAACAAGTCGCACATCCCGGCCTTCCTGGCCGACGAGGTCGCGCGCGAGTACGTCAGCGTGTACCCCTTCGTGCGCAGCTACGACTGGTACCTGCTGCCCGACGAGGACCGCCGCCGCATGCTCGCCGACCACGGCAAGATGGCCCGCGGCTACCCGGACGTGCGCGCCAACACCGTCGCCTCCTTCTCGCTGGGCGACTACGAGTGGATGCTGGCCTTCGAGGCGGACGAGCTGTACCGCATCGTCGACCTCATGCGTCACCTGCGCGCCTCCGAGGCCCGTATGCACGTCCGTGAAGAGGTGCCCTTCTACACCGGGCGCCGCAAGTCCGTCGCCGATCTGGTGGCCGGGCTCGCCTGA
- the hemG gene encoding protoporphyrinogen oxidase, with translation MRTDRPGPSTRSTGSQRHAVVIGGGIAGLAAAHRLLAEGVRVTLLEAGPRLGGKLYAGELAGARVDLGAESMLARRPEAVALAEAVGLRDAVQAPATATAHLWTRGALRPMPRGHIMGVPGDLGPLAASGVLSAEGLARIEAERTLAPTEIGDDVAVGEYVAARLGREVVDRLVEPLLGGVYAGDAYRISMRAAVPQLFEVARTHALLGDGVRELQRRAQASPQQAGPVFAGIDGGIGRLPIAVADACRAAGARLVTDAPVREVVRTAEGWRVVAGAEAVEADAVILATPAGAAARLLDGLAPAAATELRGVEYASMALITMAFRRSDLPAAVSDGGASGFLVPPVDGRTIKASTFSSNKWAWAGTDPDLFLLRTSVGRYADEGDLQREDGELVDISLADLGEAVGLAARPVASTVTRWDGGLPQYPVGHLDRVARIRTAVAALPGLAVCGAVYDGVGIPACVASAGKAADAVIAALGARTAPLAPTTDQRTGQ, from the coding sequence ATGCGTACGGATCGGCCGGGCCCTTCGACCCGGTCCACCGGATCCCAGCGGCACGCCGTCGTCATCGGCGGCGGCATCGCGGGCCTCGCGGCGGCCCACCGGCTGCTCGCCGAAGGCGTCCGCGTCACCCTGCTGGAGGCCGGACCCCGGCTCGGCGGCAAGCTGTACGCCGGTGAGCTCGCCGGAGCCCGCGTCGACCTCGGCGCCGAATCCATGCTCGCCCGCCGCCCCGAAGCCGTGGCCCTGGCCGAGGCCGTCGGCCTCCGCGACGCCGTGCAGGCACCCGCCACCGCCACCGCCCACCTGTGGACCCGCGGCGCACTGCGGCCCATGCCGCGCGGCCACATCATGGGCGTCCCCGGCGACCTGGGACCGCTCGCCGCCTCCGGAGTGCTCTCCGCCGAGGGACTGGCCCGCATCGAAGCCGAGCGGACGCTGGCGCCCACCGAGATCGGCGACGACGTCGCCGTCGGCGAATACGTCGCGGCCCGCCTCGGCCGCGAGGTCGTCGACCGGCTGGTGGAACCGCTGCTCGGCGGGGTCTACGCGGGCGACGCCTACCGCATCTCCATGCGGGCAGCCGTGCCCCAGCTCTTCGAGGTCGCCCGCACCCACGCCCTCCTGGGCGACGGCGTACGGGAACTGCAGCGCCGGGCGCAGGCCTCGCCCCAGCAGGCCGGTCCGGTCTTCGCCGGCATCGACGGCGGCATCGGACGGCTCCCGATCGCCGTGGCCGACGCCTGCCGCGCCGCGGGGGCCCGGCTCGTCACGGACGCCCCCGTCCGCGAGGTCGTCCGTACGGCCGAGGGCTGGCGGGTGGTGGCCGGCGCCGAGGCCGTCGAGGCCGACGCCGTGATCCTCGCCACCCCGGCCGGCGCCGCCGCACGGCTGCTGGACGGGCTCGCCCCGGCCGCCGCGACCGAGCTGCGCGGGGTCGAGTACGCCTCGATGGCCCTGATCACGATGGCCTTCCGCCGCTCCGACCTGCCGGCGGCCGTCTCCGACGGCGGCGCCAGCGGATTCCTCGTACCGCCCGTCGACGGCCGGACCATCAAGGCCTCCACCTTCTCCAGCAACAAGTGGGCCTGGGCCGGTACGGATCCCGACCTCTTCCTGCTGCGCACCTCGGTCGGCCGCTACGCCGACGAGGGCGACCTGCAGCGCGAGGACGGCGAGCTCGTCGACATCTCCCTGGCCGACCTCGGCGAGGCCGTGGGCCTCGCCGCCCGGCCGGTCGCCTCCACCGTCACCCGGTGGGACGGCGGACTGCCCCAGTACCCGGTCGGCCACCTCGACCGGGTCGCCCGGATCCGCACCGCCGTCGCGGCCCTGCCGGGCCTCGCGGTGTGCGGCGCGGTCTACGACGGAGTCGGCATTCCGGCCTGCGTCGCGAGCGCCGGCAAGGCCGCGGACGCGGTGATCGCCGCCCTCGGTGCGCGTACGGCACCCCTGGCACCGACCACTGATCAGCGCACGGGACAATAG